The Flavobacteriales bacterium genomic sequence ACTGATCCGTTTTTTTATGCCGGCGATCTGAGCCAGACCTTTGATGAGGGTGAAGATGTAAACACGTGATAAGCCCTTACCTCTCTGGTTCAGAAAGAGGGTGTCCTCATGTCCTCTGGCAATATCCATATGATTGCGCACACTTTCGGTGTAGAGGGTAATATGTTTGTATGATTGTCCTCCCAATGGAACCAACCTCTCTTTGTTTCCCTTACCCACAATCCTAAGGAATCCTTCTTTGCCATGGATATCCGAAACTTTCAGTGTGACAAGTTCGGATACACGCAACCCTGAGCCATAGAGCGTTTCGAGCATAGCCCGGTTACGCTGCCCATCGCTTCGGCTCATGTCAATGGCTTCCAGAAGCTTCTCAATTTCGGGGATGCTGAGTGTATCGGGAAGCTTCCGGGCCAGTTTGGGGCTTTCCAGTTTTGTCGCCGGATTTTCAACAATGACGTCTTCAAGTATGAGGAATTTGAAGAATGCTTTGATGCCGGAGATAATCCGGGCCTGGCTGCGGGGAGATGTTTTCTTTTTGTGAAGATCTTCCAGA encodes the following:
- the xerD gene encoding site-specific tyrosine recombinase XerD — its product is MDWSSSIKGFKAFLKLEKSLAEHSVNAYVRDVKKLQVFIEGSSKVSPSRISSEELRLFLEDLHKKKTSPRSQARIISGIKAFFKFLILEDVIVENPATKLESPKLARKLPDTLSIPEIEKLLEAIDMSRSDGQRNRAMLETLYGSGLRVSELVTLKVSDIHGKEGFLRIVGKGNKERLVPLGGQSYKHITLYTESVRNHMDIARGHEDTLFLNQRGKGLSRVYIFTLIKGLAQIAGIKKRISPHTFRHSFATHLIEGGADLRAVQEMLGHESITTTEIYTHLDRDFLRNTIVQFHPRGGRRT